AGGTAGTATTATTGATGCGTTTACTTCTAAAGAGATTACGGGAGTATATTCTCGTTTTTTGGTAGATAACTCGTGTTTTGATTTCATGGCCGACTTATTATGTGAAATCATTACGGATTCGGTCTTTGATGAACAAGAATTGGCAAAAGAAAAGAACGTTATCGTGCAGGAGATATTAGAAAGCCAAGAAGACCCCTCAGACGCTGCATTTTCTTTATTATTTGAAGCACTTTTTCCGCAACACCCGCTCTCTTTTCAAATCGCAGGCACATTGAACTCAATTCAAACTATCAATCGTGATTATTTGGTTTCATATTACCGTAACAATCATCTTAATACCAAAATCTGTGTTGTGGCTGTGGGAAAAGTTGCGCATGAAGAAAATGTCAGCAAGTTCCAATCAAAGTTAACCGAATTATCGGCTAAAGATGTCTCCCACAGACAATGCCTGACTCCACCTAAGTCGCAATATGCTTTAGGAATTCAACCACGAAATGATTTAAATCAAGTCTACTGTGTATTGGGGAATATTACCTTTTCCTATCAAGATGAACGAAAATACGCATTGTCGGTAATTAATACCGCTTTAGGTGGTTCTTTGTCGTCTCGATTATTTCAACGGCTTCGAGAAAAAGAAGGATTAGTTTACACAATTTCTACTTTTGGTGACCTATATGTCGATATTGGCGTATGGGGTCTATATTTTATCACAGACAATAAAAATCTAAGCCGGGTCATAAATATAATTTTTGAAGAGAACAAAAAATTAAAGAAAGAGAAATTATCTCAAAAGGAATTGGAACTGGCAATAAATTTTTGTAAAGGTAATTTAGTTTTAGGATTAGAAAATCCTATGTCCCGTATGATGCGTATCGGAAAAAATGAATTATTACTCAATCGTGTTGTATCCATCAAGGAATCGCTTGACCAATATACACGA
The window above is part of the candidate division WOR-3 bacterium genome. Proteins encoded here:
- a CDS encoding insulinase family protein, producing the protein MENIQKTQINRNIQIITEEVQYLNSASLGIFFYQGSRNEEKDNQGITHLIEHMLLKGTKNKSATDISYLVESRGSIIDAFTSKEITGVYSRFLVDNSCFDFMADLLCEIITDSVFDEQELAKEKNVIVQEILESQEDPSDAAFSLLFEALFPQHPLSFQIAGTLNSIQTINRDYLVSYYRNNHLNTKICVVAVGKVAHEENVSKFQSKLTELSAKDVSHRQCLTPPKSQYALGIQPRNDLNQVYCVLGNITFSYQDERKYALSVINTALGGSLSSRLFQRLREKEGLVYTISTFGDLYVDIGVWGLYFITDNKNLSRVINIIFEENKKLKKEKLSQKELELAINFCKGNLVLGLENPMSRMMRIGKNELLLNRVVSIKESLDQYTRLSLDEVNDIIDDVININFAGGIVGPINEQEIRKIDCLPKNIFISNSVK